The genomic interval AGCAAAATGTTACCATCAAGCAGGTCCAAGTGTCAACTACATTACAGAATtctcacagacaaaaaaaaaatcaggaagcaaaaatcacaCAACTGTTAACCTATATTTTAGAAAATTTCAAGATGAGAATAAAGATTGGAAGATAAAAAGTTAGgttaaaattgaaatattaatcTTATTAACAAAGGAGAAATCTTACAAACtatttgaattttgaaatatttatccaaaGGAATAACGACCCACAGATATGTTATTTTAAGAGCCAAGAGCTCGTTGCGAATTAATCAACACCTCATGAAATAAAGACTAACCTTCTCATGGGACTTTTTTTTAACTGCGAAGATAGTTTGTAGATATCTATTGTTCACATCACTGACTTCTAAAGATTACTGTGGAGAATCGTACTACACAGTTCTCTTTGCACAGGAGGAGGAAAACACAAAGTAAGCCCGGACTTCCACGTCAAAATGTGCGTGGAAATAATCTGGAAGTTGCCGTCAATTTCAAGGGGTAATGACAAATAACGCTGATGGCTTAGCCATAATTACAATGCCAAAATTTGTATTAATATTCAGCTTAAATGTTATCACAGTTGCTAATGTCTGGCCTGAACAGTTTCAGCATAACCGGTGGAGATATACCCATTTTGCAACACATAAAAAGGGTTTTAGTCCTTCAAATTTCATCTCAGAACATGTATGGAAATGTTCTAGCCATCACAATGAGATTGGTCTCAGATCCAACTGGATTAACTCCTTACATATATAAATTTGTTGGTTGTGGGATCCTAAACATAAAATTCACGTACAAATGGGAAGAGTTTGCTTGGTGCATCATCCACATAATTTTACCAACTCTCATCTGCCTAATAGCAGCCTTTAAACCCTAAAGCTTTAAACCCTAAACTTTAAACCTtattttcatctggactggagcagTATGTCACCTGGATCCACAAGAACAGAGTCACCCTCGCTCGTATGTCAGAGGTCCACCCTTCCCTCTGGTGTTCATCTCCCACCCACGAGCACCAATCTGGCAGATGGGTTTACAGGACAGCCATCTGATTTCCTAAATTTCTCAACCAAAAGAAGTGCCTCGTTGAGGCCCACTGCTAGCCCTTGTCAGTTTACAtgttgtaaggaaagagttaaattagccaaaagtcgtttctgattcctccttagtatgtgcagtagtgtgtaacacaaaatggcgTCAGCtcggaatgtgggaatgttttgagaacttgtGGGGGtacagatgcacatccttgatATTTGAcactggtgaagaatgttttcttctttacagacctgttgGCTCTGTTTCTAAGTGTTTAGGCCAAGGGTCGTGAGTGATAAGGCTgtaccactaaggaatggaaaagtactggggtaaaagttatgttaagtttttgaggggtataaaagggggcACCTTCTTATTGCAAATCTggaccttcccttaggctgggttgCAACTGGTGCTAAGACAAGGAGAGAAGGCAGCGTGAAAAGCTGTCGGACACCTGAGGCTCCCTCCAGCattatacagatcagttcattgattggttggtAAGTAttatttgcttccttctgtattttaagtattcttcttcctttttgtattttatttttcatacaactctaataaagtagtttctataacctttaacacgtgtacagtgcctcctttatttgcaaatacctcttgctgcagaatcaggaaagaacaaggaacaaattttaaaatattttcgttacaCATGTAACGAAGTTTGACTTCAGCCCCAGGCCAGCAAAGCAGTGCACAGAAAAACTTACTACCATCTTCttgccaattttgtgtccaaatCAAATCTTAAGACATAGACTATGTCGCCAGGACAGCATTTTCCAGACAAACCAATCATAAGAAAGGCTCTGTTAGTAAAAATGTATTTCGAGTATACattacagaacattaaaaatgacAGAAGGCAGGCTATTGTTTTAATACCCATGTTCTCAAATTGCATGCAAATATCCAAGAAAAataatgaatgtaaaaaaaagtaattaaaagatTATTACCATAAGATATTGCCTAGGTAGGCCTCTGGACAGTTCAATATCTTCTTTCATCGAATCATACACTAGCCAAGGAATCACATCTAGTAAATAATCTCCCCAGGTACTGCAATGagaaaacatatttttaaaatcatgctgtaaataaatgtGTTAATTGGTATTGCACTAATGAAATCCAATAGTAAAGCCTTCTGTGGAAATAGATGGAAACCATTTCCAAGCATCCTGGAAAACTGATGAAAGtagtttcaattatttttttctgaatttcctTTGCATTGAATGGCAGTGATCACATTTATAGTTCTTCAAAATAATCAGTATTTCGTtttgtcaaatttaaattttatgctATCAGTTATAATGATGATTTTAAGAATCTTACTTTCAACTACTTTTCAACATATGTGTTATCATTTTTGGCATACACATTAcccttaaaaaaaacctttaataGTGAATGATTTCCTCCACTTTTGCTTTAGGCCATAATTTTGAGATGAATGAGAAGTGAAAAAATGTAAGGCACTGCACATTAATTATATGTATATTTTACTTTGAACTTTGGTTAAAGTtcctaatgttaaaaaaaaaatgacagggaGAATTCACATGAGAGAAaagttatatatttaaaaagagaAAGTCAAGGTCATAGAGCAAATttaatgttttggatgaaaaGAATGTGACAAAAAGGATAAAAGCACTCCAGCTAATACCGCTCCCCTTGCTAGCTCatcacagccctgcaaattatttcacttagatatttatccatctcccttTGTAACACTataattgaatttgcttccactactattCCTGGCAGTGCAGTCCATTCCTGACATTATAAAAAAACAGGtcttctcatggcacttttgttttctttatatatcaatcatcttcattccaTAACCCTtagttcttgacccttccacaAATGGGAACAGTATttctccatctaccctgtctatactcTTCTGTCAGATACAAGCTCCTTTATTTCAATGAGAATGGACCAATGATCAAAGACAAATTAAAGCAAAATggttaaaaagttaaaattaaaatattttactataAAGAACAACACATTTGTAATAAGACAAACAAATGACACAAATTGAGTTGAATGAGTTTGATTTGATGGGCATCATAGAGACATAGCTGCATGATAACCACTGTTGAGATTTAAATATAAGAGTACTTTCCATTTAAAGAGATCAgataagatggaaaatgaagagtGGGCATTTTAAGCTCATCAATCTCTTGGATCTGAAAGTCAGAATGTCAagattttatgaaaaaaaactacagatggagTGGTTAAATTAAGTGATTCCCCAAAATTCTTGACATTTTGGGAACAACCCAGAAAAAAAAAGAGTGAATGTAACACCGCTATTCAAGAGGGAAAAAGGAAACAGTAAACTATAGACTATTTACGCTGACTTCAAATTATCAGAAAATTATTAAACACAAAAACAGGGCACTTGAAAAATTATAAAATGATTATGCAGAGCCACTATATATGAAAGGTAAACTGCATTTGACAaatctaatgatttttttttaatgatataacTAGCATGACGTATTAAGGGAAAAATCAGTGGGTACAATATATCTTGATTTTTAAATGTATGCCAAGAAGATTGTTAAAATATATATTGTTTCACTTGGTTGGGATAACATTAGCTTGGGTTAGTGATAGGAATAAGCAGGTAATTTTCAGGTTAATCAGCTACCTATAGTGGGTTCCCATAACAATCAACACTGTCTGCTCAGGTAATTACGGTTCATATTAAAGATCTAAATGAAAGGACAGAGTGCAACAGATCCAactttgctgacaatacaaagctGAATGGGAAAGTGAGCTATGCAGTGAATGGAAAAATTCTGCAAAGCACTATATGAAAGGAGAGATGGTTAGCACTTCCCTTGACAAGTTAGAAAAGGGCATTACAACACACAAGTGATTAAGACATTGTCAGCCACCAGACCATTAACCAGATTTTGGGTAGTCTCAAAGCAGTGAcctatttttgattttgtttgcaaCGTAAACTAAGAGTCTGCAAAGGTACATAGATGGGTAAATGGAGTACAATCCATAAAAGTGTGTTTCATTCATTTTGGCAGTAAAAATtctaaaaatatatattaaatgttGTGGAACTAGTGGTGCATAGGAGTAACTGTGTTAGGATTCGTAAAATTAGCATGCAAATACAGCAGATATACAGAAGACAAATaatttgttggcctttatttttCATCATCATTTCGTATTTTTCGCATCTATTAATCATCCCTTGAGTGTTGAGTAGGGATGACTGGGaatttggacccagcaacaatgaaagaatagcaatacatttccaagtcagaatgatatGTGACTAGAAGGAATGTCAAGGTGCTGGCGGTAGTAGTTGCTGTATAAAGGTACCGACAGACTTGACTAAGTAACTGAAGTCCACACTCTAGCCTGGATAAGCTGGTGGTGAACAAAATGAATGATTATAGTTGTGTACAGTTTACTTCATCACCCAACAAAACCACATCAGTCTCCTGTCATTTTCTTGCCAGACTATCATATTCCTTAAAATCCattatctcagccttgaacaccCCAATCAACTGCACTTCCACAACTCCCTGGGACAAGGAACTCCAGAATTTCATAaccttctgttaaaaaaaatctcaattctGCAAACTGCAGCGAGTACCGGATAAACACCATTTACTTTAGGCCAAATCTTAACTCCAGGAAGATTGAACGTTGAGTTTCAGCCTTTCACCTCCATCTCCAGAAACATCAGCCAGTGAGTCCAAATCTGAAGGGCATCCTCTCAGGACAAGAGGTCAGATTAGGACTAAAATGAGGATACATTTGTTTAATCAGAGTATTGCATATCCTTGGAATTCTTCACCCCCAGGTACCACAGACACTTAGCACCAAGTACATCTAAGAGactttgacagatttttggaaagCTTACAACAGTGAGCAAAGAAATTTTACTTCAATTCAATCATCATCTACCTTGTAAATCTCTCTCAGAACCTTgaaatgagatcacttctcaatcTTTATCAGCCAGTCTTAATCATTCCTCATAGGACAACCTCCATTCTGGAAATTAATCTGGATTTACTGATTTGATTCCCGAGATGAAGTGGTTGCCTCACCAGGATAAACTATATTCTTGCCTTCAATCactgaagtttggaagaatgagaggtcttCTCATTGAAAAATGATATTCTTTAAAGACTGGACAGGATGAATGTTGAGAGACTACTTCCTCCAGCTTAAGAGTTTAAATCTAACAAGCATCATCTCAGGATAAGAGGTCAGATGTTAAAATTAGGATAATTTTCCCTCCTCATGGAATTGTTTGAATTTTATATCCCAGACAGCTGTGATGCTTAGTTGTTAAGTACATTTGAGATAGATTTTAGGACAAAGGGAATTAAGCAACATGAGGATCTTATCAGTTAAGTGCCCTACAATAATGGTttacccatgatcttattgaatagtaggAGGGTCAAGGGGTTATGTGCCCTACCTTAGCTTCCATTTTTTTGTATTATAACactcaaaggaaaaaaagataaaatttgGTAACTTCATGTACAAAGCTTTAATCAAAATAGAATGCTCTTACTTGTTTTGGTAGGTACTTATAGTAATGTGGGTAGAATATGAATCTCCAGCTGGGGTATCTGCTTGGTGGATTGTTCCTCTGGGAAAATATAACAAATCACCTGGCTAGAAAGGAAGGAAGCAAAAGGACATTTTTATTAGATCACATTTTAAACACTCTGCACAAGTCAATGAATAATAACGGACATTTTCCTATTTTTGTCCAAGCAGCTTTGTTTATACTTCTAATTTTATGGTTAcattccattttctctccatACCCATTGTGACTGTTATAACTTGTACTTGTATAACACttattattttgttaaatatCCCAAGTTATAATTAAAACTAGCTGATCGTCCTATCACAAAGTACAGGAACATGGGAAATGTGGTCAATTCCATAACCATTTAATAAGCTCCTGAATGTCAAGGCTGGCTCTTGAGTGTTATATTATACAACTATTTTCATGATTACTGATTTTAAGAATTCACTTTAACAATTAATAAAACTTAGATCTGACCTGGTGGCCCAAGGTGATCTGAAAAGGTCTTTCAGTCTGCCAAGTTATTAATAGTCGCATACATTGTGAAAGGTatttctcctaattttatataacCCCATTATTTTCTTAAGAAACTGAGTTAAAGACATTAAATGATAATTAAGTAGCAACAGTTTCAGCAATTGATCATCACGGTTTCACGAGTTTTGTGCTTTACAAGGGCAAAATGTGTAAATAAACATTAGGTGTGGTACTTTAGCAGCAATGCCTAGGTCACGAGTTTACATCTCACAATGGCAAGATATGAAACTAAATTCAAAGTGGTCTTCTTCTGAGACAGTCCCTCagagttgaggatgacttgttctTGCTCCAATTCAGCGGGTTCTGGAGCAGTTGATGAAGCCTATGTGGGACGTGAAGGCACCACCATAGGTGGAGCAGGAGGGAATATACTGAGtaagcaggtgggtagtttgggaggtggtgcagcCCTCCTGCCATTTACCCTAGGCTTCCGCATGCTTCCAAAGGGTCTCGAGATTCTCAATGCCATGTTGAATGCTGctttttaatcagaatcagatttattatcactgacatatgacgtgaaatttgttgttttgcggcagcagtacataaaaatctataaattacaaaaacaaataaaggaataaagtgcaaaaaaaaaggaataatgaggttgtgttcatgggttcatgaatggttcagaaatctgataacagagggggagaagctattcctaaattgttgaggtcaagtcttcaggcttctgttcctcctgcctgacggtagtaacgagaagaaagCATGTCccgatggcgagggtccttaatgatagatgccgccttcttgaggtactgcctcttgaagatgtccccgatggtggaaagagttgtgtctgtgatggtgctggctgagtctacaaccctctgcagcctctttcgatcctgcacattggagcctccataccaggcggtgatgcaaccagtcagaatggtctccactgtacatctgcagaaatttgcaagaatctttagtgatataccaaacctcctcaaacgcctaatgaagtagagctgctggcgtgccttcttcgtgattgcatcaatgtcttggACCCCAGATAGAttgtctgagatgttgatgcccagcaggaacctgaagctgctcactcttccaccgctgatccctcaatgaggactggtgtgtgttatcCTGACTTccactttctgaagtccacagtcagttccttggtcttactgacgctgagtgcgaagtggttgttgcgacatcactcaaccagccgatctatctcattcctgtaaaaCTCCTCattatctgagattctaccaacaacagtggtgtcattggcgaatttatagacagttttgagctgtgcttagccacatagtcatgagggTAGAACTAAGCACAgatccttgaggtgcgcttgtGTTGATAGGCAGCGAGGAGTTGTTGTTAttgccgatccacactgactgtggtctccctataaggaagtcgaggatccagttgcagagggaggtacagagccccaagttttgaagcttgattagtagtaccgaggggatgatggtgttgaacgccgagctgtaatcgataaacagtaacctgatgtatgtcttgtagttccctaggtgctccagagcagagtggagagccagtgaggttgcatctgctgtagacctgttgtgggagtaggcaaattgcagtgggcccaggttcttgctcaggcaggagttaattctaaccataaccaacctctcaaagcacttcaacaCAGTAGAcatgagtgctactgggcaacagtcgttgaggcagctcaccctgctcttcttgggtactgGAATacttgctgcccttttgaagcaggtgggaacctcaaactgcagcagagagaggttgaagatgtccttgaatactccagccagttggtcggcacaggttttcagtacccggccaggtacaccatcggggcctgacgccttgtgaggcgagggttcaccctcttgaaggatgtttggaCGTAGGCCTTTGAGACAGAGATCAGAGGGTcgttggatgctgtggggattcgcacaggtgtagtgttattatccctttcaaagcatgctcCTTGAGCAATCATGGGCCAAGAATTCCCTAGGGACTGTGGAGATGTTATACTTTACCAAGGAGGCTttaagaatatccttgaatcatttcccttTACCATCTGTGATCTCTTGCTCAGAGCTCAAGGTGGAGTGTCAATTTTGGCAAACGAAGTGGCCTGACATTAATAAtgccaaaaacaaattaaatactgTCACCATCACGAGAGAATTAATACTACCAAACTAATTGGGTTAAAGGCTGATACACTTCCTGTTCCCAATGGCTTGCATCCCAGGATCCCAAAAGAAGCGACTACCGAGATAGTGAACACATTGCTgctcaaaaaaaatcctttgtttTCCATTGTCATTTGTCACATCACAGATAAATAAAATCACAACAAAGAGAAAACTAAATTGAGTATATTTTGATACTATTAATTCTTTACCTTTAAAATAAACTCATGGGTTGGACTTCCAATTCGGTCTTCAGCTTCTGTGCTATATTCACGAGCTAAAGGGTTAGTGGGTTTGTAAAGTCGCCAGTGCTTCTCCCCTTCCAGCTGTAGAATAAAGACCTACCCACACACAAAATAACACACAAGAAATTTAATTAGTAAAGTAAAGCATTACAAAAATCTTCCTAAAATATACTACCCTTTAAGAAGAACTTTAAAAAGCTCTTCCACTTTACTTTCCTCAGCTCATAAATGATATTTTGCTGTTTTCactatggtgggccaaagggcctgttttgtgctgtatggttctatataaAATACTGGAatcaaaaaacacaaaatgtgtgCAATGGATGCCTGcacatgcatgcatacacacattcatgcacacacagacaaaagaatATGTAGGAAGCAACGAATGGCTCACCAGAATGATTATCTATGCAAAAAAATATTATGAGCTGGCCATAAAATCAGTTGTTGCAAGAACACAATAGGATACAAATGGCCTAATTATTTCTGTTCAGAACAATACAAAGCAGATATTTCTTCAAACAAaatatgatttatttatttaaaatcttgAGAAGAGAGCAGCAAAGTAGCTGTTAGTCATACCTCAACATCGTCATAATGAGGTGGGAGACCCTGAGAACCTGGAGGCGTGATGTAAACATTAGACCCAACTAATGAGCCAAAGAAACATTCCAATGTTTCTTGGATCCTCCACAATTCATccttaaaagaaataaataaaatatgttCTTTGCACTAAAAAAAGGAAAGTTATAACAACTAACAATAAAAAACTTATATCATTCAAATAGTACCTTAAATCTTTGCGGCTGGTGAAATTGTATTGTAGCTTTCTTCTGTTCAAAGTCTTTCTTTAATTGAGCATGGTTAACCTTTCCATCTTTATTTAAAACTTTCTTTTTACCATTTATACAGCGACAGAAATTAATATCTCGACTGTAGAACACATCATTGctgcagatttcctttaaatcatCAAACTTAAATAATGATTGGTAGTAAGCAGTTACTGAAGGATCATTCCTCTGAATTAACAGTGGCTTCTGCTCCCAATATTCCCCAAAGAATTCTTTATTACTAATGGGAGAGATCAGACTTTCAAATAGACTGTCAGGGCTCTGGAAGTCGAGAACAGTGCTGGTAACATCTGAATCTAATTTGACTCTTTTGCAATTATTGGGATCATCTTTTTTTGGTTTTCTACAAGCCTTCTTGAACATTTCtgcatgagagagaaaaaataatgttAGCTATCATTTTAAGTTGAAAACAACCATTTTGTGGAAATCTTACTGATTATTTTAGCATTAGCTTTAAATGAtgccaattaatttaattaaaatcagAACTAAATTCTgatattaattaaattaattggcaTCAATTAGAGCTAAGAATACTGAACAATCTGTGATATGATAAAACAGACATGCTGGTGTTTTGAGCATAAATCTGCCTTACACCAGAAACACAAACAGGTTCATTAAGAACAAAAAGGGGCATATACAAATTAAGACACCAACTCAGAGACGGTGACATAGAATGATGTGACCAATCATTTTAATACTGTTATCTTGGTACACTATTCAGATATCCTCAAAACACCACAGGAATCGCAATGCATGATTAACCTATGTCAACTGATTTGATTATAGACAGCACACAAACTTCATGCTACTCAGCTGGCAGAAAAATGACTGTATGCAGCCGGGGCTAACTATAACTGGCTGATGCATCACCACAGGCCCCAAATTCTAACTTTCTACCATACCTAAAAGCTAGCCTGGACTGTGAAATGGAATGGGAGCAATCACAGGCAGCTGGACAAGAAATTAATagaacccagaaaatgctgggaatactcaccaggtcaggaagcatgtggaaagagaagtagagttgatatttcaggttgatgagttATCTttgtgaaaggtcactgacctgaaaaaccaACTGctgttctctctctacagatgctgcctaacctgctgaacattcccagcattttctgctttcatttcagatttccaacatccacagtttttgcttttcaaacagAACATGACCTTGGCCTGTGAAATAATGAAGGATAGTAGAACATGAGAGATATGGAAAGTGACAGAGGCGGCCTCCATCTATACAAAAGGCAGAGATTTTTTCTGTGGATCCAATGCAGAAGTCTGGACAAAAGGAGTGGTGCAAAAAGTTCAAGAGTTTACACAGGTATCTTGCTCAGTGATGCACCTTCTAATACCATATCCTACCAACTGCTCCACCATCTCCAAATGTTCAAGCCACAACACCCCTATCACTCATATCTACCAATGATCATTAACCCTCAGCACTCACACCTTACAATTACATGCAGTATCATTGCTAGCCTTAGACCTACATCCCACAACTTACATATACTGTTAACACCGACAGTTACAATGATCAAATTGTTTGCGTGACATTCGCCAACATACCAAGCTGGCTGCATCTTCACATTCAATTCTCTTTCAGAATTTTCTCTGATTTTCAAGCAACAGATGGTGGAAAAATGCACCTCATAATTTCTATTCCCTCTGTGCATCACAATTTACCCTTGAGCCTTTCAGATACTCAGCAACTCCAAAGTAGCCAGTAAGGGAATAGCAACACATACCACCACTGGATTTCACACTGTAAATCAATATCCAAGACATTTGCTCATAATTTAGATAGCAGACAGGCAACCTGCTGCAGGTAAGTGTGTGAACTAGAGTGGTTGCACCCATGGCAGGATGCAAGTGCCACCTTGTCAGGATACAAAGTTTAACACAAGTTTTTCTGCAGAAAACAGCCTTCTACCGCCTATGTTACAGGCAGTTGGATAGAGCATCAGGGTAGTCAAAACCACaaagaatacacacacacacacggaatgTACTAATAGGGTTATTAGTTTACATTTGCATCCAATGACAGAATTTCACTTAAATCATATTtgtcaatatttattttgtggtGGTTCAGAAGTGCATATACGTGCATCAAACAATACCTTGGTCTCCAAATGCACACAGAACGTCTAAGCAATATGAGCTATCAAGCCTAATTCTGCACTTCATGACTTTAAACAGTGCAAATAACTGAGGAAGTGGGATCAGAAGTATAGAACAGTTAGAGAGATGGAACTCCTAGTAGTCAGGTAAAAAAGTAGTTTGAAAATAGGATGAGGCTGAGTCAACATAAAGGAAAGCTGCAGGGCACTTAAAAGAGATGAGATACTATTCTTGAAATTTAAGTTTgtgcaaggttaatgacagggAGTCCAGTGGGAatatttttgtattcattttagGGATGGCCAACAcatgcaaggccagcatttaatgcccatccctaccCTTGAGAAGGGAGTGTTAAGCTGCCCTCTTGAATcgctgcattccttctggtgaaggtactcctacagtgctgttgagcaggcaattccagggtttagactaCCAACGAAAGGATTGCTGAtacatttccaattcaggatgacAGACAACTTGGAGGAGAAAACTGCAGGTGGTAGTGTGCCCctgtccctgctgcccttgtccttgatggtagaggtcacaTATTTGGGAGGTGCCATTGGAGTCGCCAGAGCAAGTAAATGCAgagcattttgcagatgatacactaTGCACTGGTGCtgtaaggaatgaatgtttaggaagtTTGATGTATACCAACTTTATGGGTAAAataaagcaggctgctttgtcctgaaatgGCATCAATCTTctcgagagttgttggtgctgcagtaGCCCAAACgagaggagagtattccatcaggcTTCCGATTTGTAGCTTCTAGGTGGTGAAAAGCACTGAGATggcagaaggtgagtcactcaatTTGGATAcactgcctctgacctgctcttgtagccatggtatttatgtgctTGCCAAGTTGATTTTCTAGTCAATAGTGACCCCCCAGGATATTGGTGGTGGAAAGCTCAGCAATAGTAAGGCCATTGGATGACAAAGAAAGATGGTGAAATTCTCTCTTGTTGACAGACACTTGCCTGATACTTTTTTGTGGCACGACTGTTACGTGACATTTATCAGTCCATAGTCTCAGTCTTACTGCATGCTGAGGAGTTGAGAATAGAACTGAACACTGGGGCAGCACAGCAATTAATGACACAACTGCAGAGTTCCAGCAATCCTGGTTCAATtgtgacctcaggtgttgtctgtgtgaagtttgcacaaaATTCCCTGTGACAGTGTAGACTTCCCAAGGTTTCCTACTACATCTTAGGCAtgctgcttggtaggttaattggctactcctAGTATAAGAGTTACCCCTGGTATAGGTTGTTAGCAGGATGATCGGAAGGGAAGTTGATAGTcacgagagagaataggttacagggaagtaagtaggGATTAAAGGGAATGCTGAAAGAgtcagtacagacttgatggattgaatggcctccccAGGTCACAAGAAAAAATGAGAAACATtttgtaatcatcagtgaacaaccCCATTTTTGATGTTCTAAAAGTCATTCATGAAGCAACAAAAGATGGTTGCACCTGGGACACAACCCTGAAGTATGCCTGCAATGATGTCCCGAGGCTGGAATGATTGAATGATTCAGCAATATTCTTTTGTATAGATTCCATCCATTAGAATTCAAAGGATGATACAAATGACTTGACAAGAGACCACACAAAACCATTTCCTTAAGTTGGAGGTCATGGCCTGCTGAGAAGATATGCATTGCATGATGCAAATGGCACAACACGGGTATTCAGGAAGAACTAAGAGATTGTGGAAAGCGAGGTCACAGGAAAAGAGGTTAATAGAT from Pristis pectinata isolate sPriPec2 chromosome 4, sPriPec2.1.pri, whole genome shotgun sequence carries:
- the riox2 gene encoding LOW QUALITY PROTEIN: ribosomal oxygenase 2 (The sequence of the model RefSeq protein was modified relative to this genomic sequence to represent the inferred CDS: deleted 1 base in 1 codon) — protein: MLSCTPPATEMFKKACRKPKKDDPNNCKRVKLDSDVTSTVLDFQSPDSLFESLISPISNKEFFGEYWEQKPLLIQRNDPSVTAYYQSLFKFDDLKEICSNDVFYSRDINFCRCINGKKKVLNKDGKVNHAQLKKDFEQKKATIQFHQPQRFKDELWRIQETLECFFGSLVGSNVYITPPGSQGLPPHYDDVEVFILQLEGEKHWRLYKPTNPLAREYSTEAEDRIGSPTHEFILKPGDLLYFPRGTIHQADTPAGDSYSTHITISTYQNNTWGDYLLDVIPWLVYDSMKEDIELSRGLPRQYLMQMNSSANPVKKLSGFLRGLADQIENGKETRSSEMRKDFILNRLPPYASKTSGCLTQAGKLPKLDDQIRLRFKDHTMICLEHDQERMDESREMMVYVYHSLKNSRENHMMGSEDNEEEGCFQAHGLKFPCSHLEALKQLGLVTLFLCEISR